AAGTGCTTCTCGACGCCGGTCAGCGGGCAGGCGAAGTCGAGCGTGACGTTGACGATGTTGTAGATCCCGATCGCCAGGTGCACCCAGATCAGCTTCGGCCAGCGCCAGGCCAGGAAGCCGCCGATCGCGAAGAACAGCAGGAAGGCGCCGTGCAGCACCATCATCAGGTCGGCGAGCAGCCGGTAGATCATGGCCGGGACCCTTCTGTGCTGGTGGGCGAGTGTCTCGGTGGTGGACTCAGCCGGGCGCGTGCTTGAGGCGCTGGGGTTCCTTGACCTCGCGCACGGTGACCGGCCGCGGCGGCGGCGCCTCCGGCCTGATCACACCCCAGACCCGCTCGACGGCCGCCTCCATCTCGCTGCGCCACGTCACGGTCGACCGCAGATCCAGCCGCAGCCGCGGATTGCGCGGATGCTCCCGTACGACGCCGAAGCCGACCGCCTGCAGGAAGTCCGTCGGCCAGACGCACCCAGGCCCGTCCCAACGCGAGTCGCCGAACGCCTCGACGGCCCGGAAGCCTCGCTTCAGCACGTCCTTCGCCACCGCCTGGACGAGCAGCTTGCCGAGCCCCATCCCGAGGTAGCGCGGGAGGATCCGCCCGGTCGCCAGTACGACGGCGTCCGGGCTGACCGGCGCCGTCGGGAACGCCTGGATCCGCGGGAGGTTGGCGGCCGGGCCGTAGATCACGTACCCGGCCGGCTGCTCGTCGACGTACAGGAGGAAGCCGGCCGATCCCCAGTCGAGCAACAGCTGGGACAGCCAGGCTTCCTTCTCCAGCTCGGTGTCACCGGTGCGGCTCGCCGTCCGGGCGGCCACCGGGTCGAGCTCCCAGAACACGCAGGCCCGGCACGGCGCCGGGAGCTCGCCGAGGTTGGCGAGCGTCAACGGTTCCAGCCGGCGGACCATCAGCAGGCCCTGGTGCTCTCGGGACTCAACGGAGCCTCGCGACTCATCGGGCCGCCGGTGCCGGGGTCCGCGCGTCCGGAGTCCGCGCCGCTTCCGGCGCGACGTACCGCTGCTGCACCTTGCCGGCCGGCTGCCGTCTGAACAGCTCGCCCGCGAACCCGGCGAGCAGGCCGAGAACCAGCCCACCGAGTGCCAAACCGAACGCCTTGCCCACGTTCATTGCGCTCCTGCCTTCCGCGGTACCACCAGGTCACGCCGCGCCGGCCGTCTCAGCTGCCAGTCCGCGGCATGGTCGAACCTGCCCCTATAAGGCATGGTAGTGAGAGGAAGCGCCGATCGGTATCCACGCGCCCGGATACCACGGCGTAGCCTTGAGACTTCCCCCTCGAGTCCCTGGAGCCGCTCCGTGAGTGCAGACCTGCCCGACGTCCGGCAGACCCGTCTCGACAACTACGTCGACCGGTACGCAGCACGGACCAAGGGCATGACCGCATCGGAGATCCGGGCCCTGTTCTCGGTCGCCAGCCGCCCCGAGGTGGTCTCGCTGGCCGGCGGCATGCCGAACATCGCCGGGCTCCCGCTCGACGTCGTGGGTTCTGCGGTGCGCGACCTGGTCGTCGACCACGGCGCCACCGCGATGCAGTACGGCTCCGGCCAGGGCGACCCGACCCTGCGCGACCAGATCTGCGACGTGATGCGGCTCGAGGGCATCGACGCGCACCCGGACGACGTGGTGGTCACCGTCGGCAGCCAGCAGGCGGTCGACCTGGTGACGCGGGTGTTCTGCGATCCGGGTGACGTGGTGATCTGCGAGGCGCCGTCGTACGTCGGCGCGCTGGGGGTTTTCCGCGCGTACCAGTGTGAGGTCGTGCACGTCGCGATGGACGACAACGGCGTCGTACCGGAGGCGCTGGAGCAGGCGATCGCCGCCGTGCGCGCGGCCGGCAAGCGGATCAAGTTCTTCTACACGATCCCGAACTTCCACAACCCGGCCGGTGTCTCGCTGTCGTCCGAGCGGCGCGGGCGGGTGCTGGAGATCTGCCAGCGCAACGACCTGCTGGTGCTGGAGGACAACCCGTACGGGCTGCTCGGCTTCGACGGTGAGCCGCGGCGGGCGCTGCGCGCGGACGACCGCGAGGGGGTCATCTACCTCGGGTCGTTCTCGAAGACGTTCGCTCCGGGCTTCCGGGTGGGCTGGGCGGTCGCTCCGCACGCCGTACGGGAGAAACTCGTGCTGGCGCAGGAGTCGGCGACCCTGTGCCCACCGGTGTTCAGTCAGCTGGCGATCTCGTCGTACCTGACCCGGCACGACTGGATGGGGCAGGTGAAGCAGTTCCGTGAGATGTACCGCGAGCGTCGCGACGCCATGCTCGCTGCCTTGACGGAGAAGATGCCCGCGGCAACGACCTGGACGAAGCCGGACGGTGGGTTCTACGTCTGGCTGACGCTGCCGGAAGGCCTGGACGCGAAGGCGATGCTGCCGCGCGCGGTCACGGCGCGCGTCGCCTACGTGCCCGGAACGGCCTTCTTCTCCGACGGTTTCGGCTCGCAGTGCATGCGCCTGTCGTACTGTCATCCGACGCCTGAACGGATCACCGAAGGTGTCGCGCGACTGGCCGCGGTGATCAACGAGGAGCTCGAGCTGCGGCAGACCTTCGGGCCGCTGCCGCCTGGTGCGGGCCACGACTACGACGCTCCGGGTCCGGAGCTGAGCTGATGCGGGGCGTCCGTCCCGCGCTAAATCCGTGCAGGGATCTTCGGGCGGCCCGTGGGTCCGCCGGCGGGTAGCGGTACCGTTCCCATGGGCCTCGGGACCGGCGCCGAGCCGGAATCGCCCACGAGTGATCGGGAAAGTTCTATGAGTGATCTGGGTCGAGTGCTGGTACTGGCCGGCGGTCTGTCGCACGAGCGGGATGTGTCCCTGCGCTCCGGGCGCCGTGTCGCGGACGCCCTGCGCAGTGTCGGTGTCGAGGTCGAGCAACGCGACGTCGACGCGAGCCTGGTCGAACGTCTGCGCAACGACCCGCCCGACGCGGTCTTCCCGGTCTTGCACGGCGTGACGGGCGAGGACGGCGCCCTGCGCCAGGTCCTCGACCTGTACGGCGTCCCGTATGTCGGCGCCGACGCGGCCGCTTGCCGGACGGCGTTCGACAAGCCGGTCGCGAGCACGATGGTCCGCTCCGCCGGGCTGCGGTCGCCGGAGTCGGTGGTGCTCGGTCACGACACGTTCCGCGAGCTCGGCGCCGCGGCGTTGATGGAAGCTGTCGTCGGCCAGATCGGGCTGCCACTGGTGGTGAAGCCGGCGCGTGGTGGGTCGGCGCTGGGCGCTTCGATCGTGCGCACGCTGGATGAGCTGCCGTCGGCGATGGTGAACTGCTACGCGTACGGGCCGGTCGCGCTGATCGAGCGGTACGTCGACGGGACCGAGGTCGCCGTCACGGTGGTCGACACCGGCGACGGGCCGCGCGCGCTGCCGGCGGTGGAGATCCAGCCGGACTCGGGCTTCTACGACTACGAGGCGCGGTACACGGCGGGGGCGACGCAGTTCGTCGTACCGGCTCGGCTGGATGCCGCGGTGGCGGCGGCTTGTGCCTCGGCTGCGGTAACTGCGCACAAGGCGCTCGGTCTGCGGGATCTGTCGCGTTCCGACCTGGTCGTCGACGCCGAGGGTGTGCCGTGGTTCCTCGAGGTGAACGTGGCGCCGGGGATGACGGAGACGTCGCTGGTTCCGCTCGCCGCTGAAGCCGCTGGGATCGAGCTGGGTGTGCTGTGCCGCGATCTGCTGGCCGCGGCCGCTGCCCGTTGAGTCCGTGATGACCGTTGCGCCGCCGACCGATCCTGCTCCCGCTCCCGTGACTGCTGGTTCTGAACCGCCAGTGTGGCGGACTGCGCTGACCCCGCATTGGTCCGCCCTGCTTCTGCTGGCGTTGGCGATCGCTGCCGTGATGTCGGTGCTCGGTGTTTGGCAGCTCGACGTCTATCGCTCGAAGACCGCCGCCGCCACTGCTGGTCGCGCCGCGATCCCGGCAGTGCCACTGCAGTCGCTCTTCCCGATCGACTCGGGTCTGCCGGCTTCGGCGGTCGCGCGCCGCGTCACCGTCACCGGCACCTGGGCGGCGCCGGCTGATCAGATCTTCGTCTCGGACCGTTTACACGAGGGGCGGGACGGCTTCTGGGTCGTGACTCCCCTGCTCCTGGACGACACCGGCGCCTCCGGCACGGGCGCCGTGATGGTCGTCCGCGGCTGGGTCGCTTCGGTCGACGATCCCGCAGCGAAGGCACCCACCGGTCCCGCGACGCTGACCGGCGGCATCGCCTCGTCCGAGGCCCAGGACTCCTCCGGCGACATCAACCAGACGCGCATCCTGCAGTCGTTGCGGATCCCGACGATCGTCCACATGGTCGACTACCGCGTGTACGACGCCTTCGTCGTCCAGACCGCCAGCGACCCCAGCACCCCGGTCGCCGGCACCTCTTCCACTGCGCTCGCCCCGGTGGAGCCGCCGGCGCCGCCCACGGACCACGCCGGTCTCCGCAACGTCGCGTACGCCTTCCAGTGGTGGATCTTCGCCGCCTTCACCCTGTGGATGTGGGGCCGCATGGTGCTCGACGCCCACCGCTCAGGTGATCCCGACCACCAGCCCCCGAACCCTGAGGACGCAAGCGGTACCGTTTCTGCGTGACCTCCCCCGCAGACCCCGCCACGCCCGCCGCCACCAAGCCGCCGCTCACCGCGGCCAACCGGGGCGCGCTGACCCGCTACCGAGCCATCGCCTACGTGGTTGGCGTGATGCTTCTGGTCCTGGTCTTCGTCGCCATGCCCCTCAAGTACTTCGGCGACGACCCGGCAGTCATGAACGTCGTAGGCCCGCTGCACGGTTTCCTCTACGTCGTCTACCTGCTCTTCTCCTTC
The Kribbella italica DNA segment above includes these coding regions:
- a CDS encoding GNAT family N-acetyltransferase; translated protein: MVRRLEPLTLANLGELPAPCRACVFWELDPVAARTASRTGDTELEKEAWLSQLLLDWGSAGFLLYVDEQPAGYVIYGPAANLPRIQAFPTAPVSPDAVVLATGRILPRYLGMGLGKLLVQAVAKDVLKRGFRAVEAFGDSRWDGPGCVWPTDFLQAVGFGVVREHPRNPRLRLDLRSTVTWRSEMEAAVERVWGVIRPEAPPPRPVTVREVKEPQRLKHAPG
- a CDS encoding aminotransferase class I/II-fold pyridoxal phosphate-dependent enzyme; this encodes MSADLPDVRQTRLDNYVDRYAARTKGMTASEIRALFSVASRPEVVSLAGGMPNIAGLPLDVVGSAVRDLVVDHGATAMQYGSGQGDPTLRDQICDVMRLEGIDAHPDDVVVTVGSQQAVDLVTRVFCDPGDVVICEAPSYVGALGVFRAYQCEVVHVAMDDNGVVPEALEQAIAAVRAAGKRIKFFYTIPNFHNPAGVSLSSERRGRVLEICQRNDLLVLEDNPYGLLGFDGEPRRALRADDREGVIYLGSFSKTFAPGFRVGWAVAPHAVREKLVLAQESATLCPPVFSQLAISSYLTRHDWMGQVKQFREMYRERRDAMLAALTEKMPAATTWTKPDGGFYVWLTLPEGLDAKAMLPRAVTARVAYVPGTAFFSDGFGSQCMRLSYCHPTPERITEGVARLAAVINEELELRQTFGPLPPGAGHDYDAPGPELS
- a CDS encoding D-alanine--D-alanine ligase family protein; protein product: MSDLGRVLVLAGGLSHERDVSLRSGRRVADALRSVGVEVEQRDVDASLVERLRNDPPDAVFPVLHGVTGEDGALRQVLDLYGVPYVGADAAACRTAFDKPVASTMVRSAGLRSPESVVLGHDTFRELGAAALMEAVVGQIGLPLVVKPARGGSALGASIVRTLDELPSAMVNCYAYGPVALIERYVDGTEVAVTVVDTGDGPRALPAVEIQPDSGFYDYEARYTAGATQFVVPARLDAAVAAACASAAVTAHKALGLRDLSRSDLVVDAEGVPWFLEVNVAPGMTETSLVPLAAEAAGIELGVLCRDLLAAAAAR
- a CDS encoding SURF1 family protein → MAIAAVMSVLGVWQLDVYRSKTAAATAGRAAIPAVPLQSLFPIDSGLPASAVARRVTVTGTWAAPADQIFVSDRLHEGRDGFWVVTPLLLDDTGASGTGAVMVVRGWVASVDDPAAKAPTGPATLTGGIASSEAQDSSGDINQTRILQSLRIPTIVHMVDYRVYDAFVVQTASDPSTPVAGTSSTALAPVEPPAPPTDHAGLRNVAYAFQWWIFAAFTLWMWGRMVLDAHRSGDPDHQPPNPEDASGTVSA
- a CDS encoding DUF3817 domain-containing protein; the encoded protein is MTSPADPATPAATKPPLTAANRGALTRYRAIAYVVGVMLLVLVFVAMPLKYFGDDPAVMNVVGPLHGFLYVVYLLFSFDLARRVRWPLTRLVLVALAGTIPFLSFYAERKVHHDLTR